In a single window of the Mucilaginibacter defluvii genome:
- a CDS encoding arsenic transporter, whose translation MNNYLIWFISLLAIAGVIIRPFKLPEAVWATSGASLLLIFGLIPVKAAIAGVEKGTGVYLFLAGMMLLSEAAREEKLFDWIAAHAVKASRGSANRLFLLIFLSGVVVTALLSNDATAVVLTPAVIAATRASDVKNNLPYLLICAFIANAASFVLPISNPANLVIYQTRLPSLGSWFAQFLLPSVIVIALTYFILKLSQRKALSERFSTDSPVVALSTTGRLALYGIIFTVFVLLICSAYSVPLGWPTFITGFLCTVIISIIDKKSILKAFGHVSWSVLILVAGLFIIVEGLTQTGITLHLATVLATAAKQNVNNAAIATGGIIGIACNLMNNLPAGLIAGEIAQTAVIPDLVRKAMLIGIDLGPNLSVTGSLATILWLQALRREGVTISAAQFLKTGLFVMLLPMLVILLLLPYI comes from the coding sequence ATGAACAATTACCTTATCTGGTTTATTTCGCTGTTAGCCATAGCCGGTGTCATCATCAGGCCGTTTAAATTACCTGAAGCTGTTTGGGCAACAAGCGGCGCTTCCCTGCTCCTAATCTTCGGGCTTATACCGGTCAAAGCAGCTATTGCCGGGGTTGAAAAGGGGACAGGTGTTTACCTGTTTTTAGCGGGAATGATGCTACTCTCAGAAGCCGCCCGCGAGGAGAAGTTATTCGACTGGATAGCAGCCCATGCTGTAAAAGCATCGCGAGGTTCGGCAAACCGGCTGTTTCTTTTGATCTTTCTGTCGGGTGTCGTCGTAACGGCGCTCCTGTCAAATGATGCAACCGCGGTAGTGTTAACCCCTGCCGTAATAGCCGCCACCCGGGCATCAGACGTAAAAAATAATTTGCCATACTTGTTGATCTGCGCTTTTATTGCCAACGCCGCATCGTTTGTTTTACCCATATCAAACCCGGCAAACCTGGTGATATATCAAACCCGGTTACCGTCATTGGGCAGTTGGTTCGCGCAATTCCTGCTGCCTTCAGTTATCGTTATCGCCCTCACTTATTTTATCCTGAAGCTCTCGCAACGGAAAGCTTTATCAGAAAGATTTAGCACCGATAGCCCGGTAGTTGCCTTGAGCACAACCGGCAGACTGGCGCTTTACGGCATCATATTTACAGTATTTGTGTTGCTTATCTGCTCAGCCTATTCTGTTCCGCTTGGCTGGCCTACTTTTATTACAGGTTTTCTATGTACAGTAATCATCAGCATCATCGATAAAAAATCAATCCTGAAAGCTTTTGGCCACGTATCATGGAGCGTGTTAATACTGGTGGCCGGATTGTTCATAATAGTTGAAGGGCTAACACAAACCGGCATTACGCTTCACCTGGCTACCGTACTTGCAACCGCCGCGAAGCAAAACGTTAACAACGCGGCAATAGCTACCGGCGGAATAATTGGCATAGCCTGCAACCTGATGAATAATTTACCTGCCGGATTAATAGCTGGCGAGATTGCACAAACCGCTGTGATACCTGATTTAGTAAGAAAAGCTATGCTGATTGGCATTGACCTTGGCCCCAACCTTTCGGTTACAGGTTCGCTTGCAACCATACTGTGGTTGCAGGCTTTGCGCCGCGAGGGCGTTACCATAAGTGCCGCACAGTTTTTAAAGACAGGCCTGTTCGTTATGCTGCTGCCCATGCTGGTGATATTATTACTATTGCCTTATATCTAA
- a CDS encoding sensor histidine kinase, with amino-acid sequence MFKSYFFKWYFILTGVLTSATMLALLLRNERLYDVRWWEYLLYVCQLGLTLLVCWLIQGYFLLNEHKWINARFKHVVGIFLASLLTAIFAYIYYLIFPLSKLNDTQVGYNSASDFAIHYIGAFLASLISYVVFYSVYTNSALQNTRLQNEILEQAHLRAQLLSLQQQISPHFLFNSLSTLKTLTSEKPTKDYIIQLSAVYRYVLNYNRHYLTPLKEELGFIRSYLYIMTTRYEESLQVSINVPDEFLELMIPPLSVQLLIENAIKHNSVSAERPLQINIQVNDTPALVITNNLQLKKVPEEGTGTGINNIRERYKLLMQKTVEVDNNKERFSVTLPLLRS; translated from the coding sequence ATGTTCAAAAGCTACTTTTTTAAATGGTACTTTATCCTTACCGGAGTATTGACCAGTGCTACCATGCTGGCGTTGCTGCTTCGTAACGAGCGATTGTACGATGTACGGTGGTGGGAATATCTGCTATATGTATGCCAGCTTGGCTTAACGCTTTTGGTTTGCTGGCTTATACAAGGTTATTTTTTGTTGAATGAGCATAAATGGATTAATGCACGGTTTAAGCATGTGGTTGGTATTTTTTTAGCTTCTTTACTTACTGCTATTTTCGCTTACATCTATTACCTGATTTTTCCTTTAAGTAAGCTTAATGATACACAAGTTGGGTATAATTCCGCGTCTGATTTCGCTATCCATTACATCGGGGCTTTTTTGGCCAGCCTGATATCGTACGTGGTATTTTATAGCGTATACACCAACAGCGCGCTGCAAAACACACGTCTGCAAAACGAGATATTGGAGCAGGCTCATCTGCGGGCGCAGCTACTGTCGTTGCAACAGCAGATCAGCCCGCACTTTCTGTTCAACTCGTTAAGTACCTTAAAAACTTTAACGAGTGAAAAACCGACCAAGGACTATATTATACAGCTATCAGCCGTTTACCGTTATGTGCTGAATTATAACCGGCATTATTTAACCCCGCTGAAAGAGGAGTTGGGTTTTATCCGCTCGTACCTTTATATCATGACGACGCGGTACGAGGAGTCGTTACAGGTGAGTATAAACGTTCCGGATGAGTTTTTAGAACTAATGATACCCCCGCTATCTGTACAATTGCTGATCGAGAATGCCATCAAGCATAATTCCGTTTCGGCAGAGCGGCCCCTGCAAATTAATATTCAGGTAAACGATACTCCCGCGCTGGTTATCACCAATAACCTGCAGCTTAAAAAAGTACCTGAAGAGGGCACCGGTACAGGCATCAATAATATACGCGAACGCTACAAACTGCTGATGCAAAAAACCGTTGAGGTTGATAATAACAAAGAGCGATTTAGCGTAACCTTACCGCTGCTGAGATCATGA
- a CDS encoding aldo/keto reductase, with protein MKTVNLGSQGLTVPQIGLGCMGMTSLNGWDIYGKANEAEAISTIHRSLELGGNFLDTADLYGPLLNERLIAKAISGQRDKYIIATKFGYEVDDNEQLTWNYNGSKAYVKKAAERSLKNLNTDHIDLYYLHRIDPNTPIEETVEAMAELVKEGKIKYIGLSEVSSATIRKAHAVHPLTAVQTEYSLFERDVEAAGITDTLAELGISLIAYSPLGRGFLTGDLKSPDDFAADDFRRNIPRFQGDQFYKNLELVNAINDIAAEKNVTPSQLAIAWVLAKGHVPIPGTKRVKYVEQNIAAADIVLSAREIDRLESIVPLGTSTGDRYDANSMAGIDR; from the coding sequence ATGAAAACAGTTAATTTAGGTAGCCAGGGGTTAACGGTGCCGCAAATAGGCCTGGGCTGTATGGGCATGACCTCTTTGAACGGCTGGGACATTTATGGGAAAGCCAACGAAGCTGAAGCCATCTCGACTATACATCGTTCGCTTGAATTGGGCGGTAACTTTTTAGACACGGCCGATTTATACGGGCCCTTATTGAATGAAAGACTGATCGCCAAAGCCATCAGCGGCCAGCGTGATAAATATATAATCGCCACCAAGTTCGGGTACGAGGTTGATGATAACGAGCAACTTACCTGGAATTACAACGGATCAAAAGCTTACGTTAAAAAAGCAGCCGAACGCTCGCTTAAAAATTTGAATACGGACCATATCGACCTGTATTACCTGCACAGGATTGACCCCAACACCCCGATAGAGGAAACGGTTGAAGCCATGGCCGAACTGGTAAAAGAAGGGAAAATAAAGTATATTGGCCTTTCCGAAGTGTCATCAGCCACTATACGCAAGGCACACGCGGTACATCCGTTAACCGCTGTACAAACAGAATATTCGTTATTTGAACGCGACGTGGAAGCGGCCGGCATAACCGATACGTTAGCAGAACTTGGCATCAGCCTGATCGCCTACTCTCCGCTGGGCAGGGGTTTCCTGACCGGCGACCTGAAAAGCCCGGATGATTTCGCGGCAGATGATTTCCGGAGAAACATTCCGCGTTTCCAGGGAGACCAGTTCTATAAAAACCTGGAGCTGGTAAATGCCATTAACGACATAGCTGCCGAAAAGAACGTTACCCCTTCACAACTGGCCATTGCCTGGGTGTTAGCAAAGGGGCACGTGCCTATACCGGGTACTAAACGTGTTAAATACGTCGAACAAAATATTGCCGCGGCTGATATTGTCTTAAGCGCCCGGGAGATTGACCGACTGGAATCAATTGTACCATTAGGCACCAGCACCGGCGACCGTTACGATGCCAACTCAATGGCGGGCATTGACCGATAA
- a CDS encoding response regulator, whose product MKKKILICDDDEGILEMLEMVLEAEEYEVTTEQNSLKVFDRMAKVQPDILILDLWMPVLSGDQIISKVRSTSAYAHLPVLIISASRDGAEIAKNAGASAYLAKPFDIGDFMDAVDKLNTQSAA is encoded by the coding sequence ATGAAGAAAAAGATACTTATTTGTGACGATGACGAAGGCATTCTGGAAATGCTGGAAATGGTGCTCGAAGCGGAGGAATACGAAGTAACCACTGAGCAAAATAGTTTAAAGGTGTTTGACAGGATGGCGAAGGTACAACCCGATATACTGATACTTGATCTGTGGATGCCCGTGCTTTCAGGCGATCAGATCATCTCGAAAGTACGTTCAACATCTGCGTATGCACATTTGCCTGTGCTTATAATATCAGCCAGCCGCGATGGCGCTGAGATTGCCAAAAATGCCGGTGCGAGCGCTTACCTGGCCAAACCTTTTGATATTGGCGATTTTATGGACGCAGTAGATAAACTGAATACGCAATCAGCTGCTTAG
- a CDS encoding GNAT family N-acetyltransferase: protein MDDITITRANPNDVYTLQQIGRQTFAETFTNSNSKKTIALYLDESFAVDKLTREISNEDSQFYFASHKSEVIGYLKLNTGNAQTEPEDISALEIERIYVLAAYHGKKVGQLLYNKAMQVADELKCNYVWLGVWEKNSRAIHFYEKNGFVPFNKHIFRLGGEEQTDIMMKKALKANINLQPLLEKEKIILYPLKQDDFGLLYDVAADPAIWAQHPNKDRWKEDVFRNFFEGALQSGGAFRVVDKATGNTIGSTRFYDYNEYDNSIFIGYTFYATAYWGKGINGQVKTLMLDYAFQFAESVFFHIGAQNIRSQIAIGRLGAVKTGEQEVCYFGEAPKQNFVYRITGAEWLAKKDKA, encoded by the coding sequence ATGGATGATATAACAATTACCAGGGCAAACCCTAATGATGTATATACCTTGCAGCAAATAGGCCGGCAAACGTTTGCCGAGACTTTTACAAATAGTAATAGCAAAAAAACCATTGCCTTATACCTTGATGAGAGCTTTGCAGTAGATAAACTTACCCGCGAAATAAGCAATGAAGATTCACAATTTTATTTTGCTTCGCATAAAAGCGAGGTAATAGGTTACTTAAAGCTCAATACCGGAAACGCCCAAACAGAGCCTGAAGATATTTCCGCGCTTGAGATAGAACGTATTTATGTACTCGCGGCTTATCATGGCAAAAAGGTAGGGCAATTGTTGTATAACAAAGCCATGCAGGTTGCCGATGAACTGAAATGCAATTATGTATGGCTCGGCGTTTGGGAGAAAAATTCGCGGGCCATCCACTTTTACGAGAAAAACGGCTTTGTGCCTTTTAATAAGCATATATTCAGATTAGGCGGCGAGGAGCAGACCGATATCATGATGAAAAAGGCACTGAAAGCCAATATTAACCTGCAGCCCTTGCTCGAGAAAGAAAAGATTATACTCTACCCTTTAAAGCAGGATGATTTCGGATTGCTTTATGACGTAGCTGCTGATCCGGCTATATGGGCGCAGCACCCTAATAAGGACAGGTGGAAGGAAGATGTTTTCCGCAACTTTTTCGAAGGCGCATTGCAAAGCGGCGGTGCTTTTCGTGTAGTTGATAAAGCCACGGGCAATACCATTGGCAGCACCCGCTTTTACGATTATAATGAGTATGACAATAGCATATTTATAGGCTATACCTTTTACGCTACCGCATACTGGGGCAAAGGCATTAACGGGCAGGTAAAGACCTTAATGCTGGATTATGCTTTTCAATTTGCAGAAAGCGTGTTTTTCCACATAGGCGCACAGAACATCCGTTCGCAAATAGCCATTGGCCGCCTCGGCGCCGTTAAAACCGGTGAGCAGGAAGTATGTTACTTTGGTGAGGCGCCTAAGCAAAACTTTGTTTACCGTATAACCGGGGCAGAGTGGCTGGCCAAAAAAGATAAAGCTTAA
- a CDS encoding flavin reductase family protein: protein MKVINAQQIADMDKPYRTALMNSVSGYKPLNLLGTISSEGKPNLCIVSSVFHLGSNPPLLGMVIRPVWPHNDSLNNIRNVGKYTLSNVQTDTYRNAHQTSASYPSGVSEFEECGFTAYYQDGFKPPFVAESTIKIGLELAEIMDVPLNGTTIVIGKITRIIVDDHVIQPDGSIDHISAQTVAGSGLDSYLLPRLLERLTYAKPGTTPQSLNFDQK, encoded by the coding sequence ATGAAGGTAATTAACGCCCAACAAATAGCGGATATGGATAAGCCTTACCGCACCGCGCTGATGAACAGCGTAAGCGGCTATAAACCGCTGAACCTTTTAGGTACCATCAGCAGCGAGGGCAAACCAAATTTATGCATTGTAAGTTCGGTTTTTCATCTTGGCTCTAACCCGCCGCTTTTGGGTATGGTTATCCGCCCGGTTTGGCCACATAACGATAGTTTGAATAACATCCGCAACGTTGGCAAGTATACGCTCAGCAACGTACAAACCGACACCTACCGTAACGCGCACCAAACCAGCGCAAGTTACCCTTCCGGTGTTTCTGAATTTGAGGAATGTGGCTTCACCGCTTATTATCAGGATGGCTTTAAACCGCCTTTCGTAGCCGAATCAACCATAAAGATCGGCCTGGAACTTGCCGAAATTATGGATGTACCGCTGAACGGAACAACTATCGTAATCGGTAAAATAACACGTATTATAGTTGATGACCACGTAATTCAGCCGGATGGCAGCATTGATCATATCAGCGCCCAAACCGTTGCAGGCTCCGGGCTGGACAGTTACTTGTTGCCCCGGCTTTTAGAGCGGCTTACTTATGCCAAGCCCGGCACTACGCCGCAAAGCTTAAATTTTGACCAGAAATAA
- a CDS encoding PAS domain-containing sensor histidine kinase, producing the protein MENTFKADQLPRDSDNSISLTLIKAALDASVSGIIITDNQLPDNPIIYCNSSFEKMTGYEKNDIIGHNCRFLQADDRQQPEREKLREAVKNGQNVSVEIRNYRKDGELFWNELYVSPIKSPEGKVTHFVGVQHNVTRRKKAEEDLRHEKRLREEKIAERTDELNASREYLQSIVQTVRESLLVLDPGLKVVSANQHFLNTFKVSLSETEDKSLYDLGNGQWNIPKLKELLEKILPTNNPVLDFEVEHNFPHIGKKLMLLNAHRIELEGEYKDRILLAIEDITERRAIEQRKDDFLSVASHELKTPLTTIKGYIQIMERLLPPESSEKLKDIIKKTARHADKLNNLIQELLEVSRIQTGNITLVKEEFDLDEMVTEMVDSLQAASSNHCIRVSGKTGIKYRGDESQLSQVVSNLLSNAIKYSPDSTSIDVHLAVLGDYVKFSVTDYGLGISPADQKKIFERFYRSSETQKSFPGMGIGLYICEQIIKNHGGGLWVDSEYGKGSTFNFTLPLN; encoded by the coding sequence ATGGAAAATACGTTTAAAGCCGATCAGTTACCCCGCGATTCAGATAATTCAATAAGCCTCACGCTTATTAAAGCGGCATTAGATGCCAGCGTATCAGGTATTATCATAACTGATAACCAATTGCCCGACAATCCCATTATTTATTGTAACAGCTCATTTGAGAAGATGACCGGTTACGAAAAGAATGATATTATTGGACACAATTGTCGGTTTTTGCAGGCAGATGACCGGCAGCAGCCTGAACGGGAAAAATTACGGGAGGCTGTTAAAAACGGGCAAAACGTATCGGTAGAGATAAGGAATTACCGCAAGGATGGCGAACTGTTTTGGAATGAACTTTACGTATCGCCCATAAAATCGCCAGAGGGTAAGGTTACCCATTTTGTAGGCGTACAGCATAATGTTACCCGGCGCAAAAAAGCCGAAGAGGATCTGCGGCACGAAAAGCGGTTGCGCGAAGAAAAGATAGCGGAGCGTACTGATGAATTAAACGCCAGCAGGGAGTATTTGCAAAGTATAGTTCAAACAGTAAGGGAGAGTTTGCTGGTGCTTGATCCGGGCCTGAAAGTAGTCAGTGCGAATCAGCATTTTTTAAACACTTTCAAGGTAAGTCTTTCCGAAACCGAGGATAAAAGCCTTTATGATCTGGGTAACGGGCAATGGAACATACCTAAGCTTAAAGAGCTGTTAGAAAAAATATTGCCTACAAATAACCCGGTGCTCGATTTTGAAGTGGAACACAATTTTCCGCACATCGGCAAAAAGCTGATGCTGCTGAACGCGCACAGGATAGAGTTGGAAGGGGAGTATAAGGACCGCATACTTTTAGCTATAGAAGATATTACCGAACGTCGGGCAATTGAGCAACGCAAAGACGATTTCTTGTCCGTTGCCAGCCATGAACTAAAAACGCCTTTAACCACTATTAAGGGCTACATCCAGATTATGGAGCGTCTGCTGCCACCTGAGTCAAGCGAAAAGTTGAAGGATATCATCAAAAAAACAGCAAGGCATGCCGATAAGCTTAATAATTTGATACAGGAGTTGTTAGAAGTATCGCGCATTCAAACCGGCAACATCACCCTGGTTAAAGAAGAGTTTGATTTGGACGAAATGGTGACTGAAATGGTTGACAGCCTGCAGGCGGCATCATCCAACCACTGCATTCGCGTTAGCGGAAAAACCGGAATAAAATACCGCGGCGATGAATCGCAACTGAGCCAGGTGGTGAGTAACCTGCTGTCAAACGCGATAAAATATTCTCCGGATTCTACAAGTATTGATGTGCATCTGGCAGTGTTGGGCGATTATGTAAAATTTTCGGTTACTGATTACGGGCTGGGCATTAGTCCGGCCGATCAGAAAAAGATATTCGAGCGTTTCTACCGTTCGTCAGAAACGCAAAAAAGCTTTCCGGGCATGGGTATTGGGCTTTATATATGCGAGCAGATCATCAAAAACCATGGCGGCGGCCTTTGGGTTGACAGTGAGTACGGAAAAGGATCGACCTTTAATTTTACGCTCCCCCTGAATTAA
- a CDS encoding DinB family protein, which yields MKSTITFLSLLWLCTFACLAQPNASKNKTFAINYLKQTETDVLNSVKGLSKAQLSFKPDSAWSIEECIKHIAASEKELWAMVDGALKAPANPALRANIKSTDSALVKAVEDRSHKAKTFAALEPANSPYKTVPEAIAAFKENREKLIAFMQSASEDNLRNHVSTLPLGTYDAQQLILLIAAHSKRHTSQIKEVMANPAFPKK from the coding sequence ATGAAAAGCACCATCACCTTCCTGTCGCTCCTGTGGTTATGCACATTTGCATGCCTGGCGCAACCAAATGCATCAAAAAACAAAACTTTCGCGATTAATTATCTCAAACAAACTGAAACGGATGTACTAAATTCCGTAAAAGGGTTAAGTAAGGCGCAACTAAGCTTTAAGCCCGACAGCGCATGGAGCATTGAGGAGTGTATAAAACATATTGCCGCGTCTGAAAAAGAGCTTTGGGCAATGGTGGATGGCGCCTTGAAAGCACCTGCTAACCCGGCACTAAGGGCAAATATAAAATCGACTGACTCGGCCCTGGTTAAAGCCGTTGAAGACCGTTCTCACAAAGCAAAAACATTCGCCGCGCTTGAGCCGGCCAACTCGCCTTATAAAACAGTGCCCGAAGCGATCGCTGCGTTTAAAGAGAACCGTGAAAAACTGATCGCCTTTATGCAAAGCGCTTCGGAAGATAATTTGCGCAACCACGTATCAACATTGCCTTTAGGCACTTACGATGCGCAGCAGCTGATTTTACTGATAGCCGCGCATAGCAAAAGGCATACATCACAAATAAAGGAAGTAATGGCGAACCCGGCATTTCCTAAAAAATAG
- a CDS encoding helix-turn-helix domain-containing protein: MDHYKAYEVNSITDHRRVLSLPGPEHPLIDVFRMEDVKHNPDKRYRTLMLNVYCISLKKKVQGKVKYGQGYYDYDEGLMSFFSPGQIVASVPENHRLEGWCVVFHPDFLKGHPLARKIEGYNFFSYAINEALFLSEKEETLMNGIADNIRQELQTSIDGLTQEVLISQLELLLHYSQRFYLRQFQTRKTAHHNLVSEVENLLNVYFNDDNLLVAQGVPTVAYLAERLNRSPKYLSDLLRSVSGRSAQQYIQDHLLEKAKTLLISSNLTVAEIAYMLGFDYPQSFNKLFRRKTNKTPLVYRQSLN, translated from the coding sequence ATGGATCATTATAAAGCATACGAGGTTAATTCCATTACCGATCATCGCCGTGTGCTTTCGTTGCCGGGGCCTGAACATCCGTTGATTGATGTTTTCCGCATGGAAGATGTAAAGCATAACCCTGATAAGCGTTACCGCACGTTAATGCTTAACGTTTATTGCATTTCACTTAAAAAGAAGGTGCAGGGTAAGGTAAAATACGGCCAGGGCTATTATGACTATGATGAAGGGCTGATGTCCTTCTTTTCACCCGGGCAAATAGTGGCGTCAGTACCCGAAAATCACCGGCTGGAAGGCTGGTGCGTGGTCTTTCATCCAGATTTTTTGAAGGGACATCCGCTGGCGCGAAAAATCGAAGGTTACAATTTTTTCTCCTATGCTATTAATGAGGCGCTTTTCCTCTCAGAGAAAGAAGAAACCCTGATGAACGGCATAGCCGATAACATCCGGCAGGAACTGCAGACATCTATTGACGGACTGACGCAAGAGGTGCTCATTTCGCAACTGGAACTGCTGCTGCATTACAGCCAGCGCTTTTACCTGCGGCAATTTCAAACACGCAAAACAGCACATCACAATTTGGTTAGCGAAGTAGAGAACCTGTTAAATGTCTATTTTAATGATGATAACCTGCTTGTTGCGCAGGGCGTACCTACCGTTGCCTACCTGGCCGAACGGCTTAACCGATCCCCTAAGTACTTAAGCGACCTGCTCCGAAGCGTTTCGGGCCGCAGCGCGCAACAATATATCCAGGATCATTTGCTTGAAAAGGCAAAAACTTTGCTTATAAGCAGCAACCTCACCGTTGCCGAGATAGCTTATATGCTGGGGTTTGATTATCCGCAATCATTCAATAAACTCTTCAGGCGCAAAACAAATAAAACGCCGCTTGTTTACCGGCAATCACTTAACTGA